CCCGGTGAAGAGCGCGTCGCAGCTGGCGGGACTGCCCTGTCTGGGAGAGCACTCCCTCAGGGTCATCAAAGTCAGAGCAGTTTGTTTCGTTTCTACAGCTCGTCTCCGCACggttcaacaaaaaaacacgctTCATCAcctcagctttttttaattatcttctTTCGCAGGACATTTTGGAGAACGGAGCATCCAGCGAGGTTGAATCCACCAAAGAGTCTGAACAATTTAAAGCACTGAAGGTCAGTCAGTCCTCTTATTACAGATTTATGCAGCTACATATGGAGCTGAAGAAGTGATCATTTTCAAACCCTGAAGAGACAAGAAAATGTTTATAGCTTTACATCTTTAAAGTATTGATatacagctgcagtcagagttTATATCCACTCATCATGGTCATgaatattttaatcattttttcttATAATGATTGATTTGAATCATACTTTTACCAGGGTGCAATAATTATACAACTATagtgatttatttatctgtttttttaaacaagaattgggtggataaattagatttttatggtGGATTTACTCTCACCCACACAGGGTCAAATTATCCAATATTTACAGTACAAACCTCTACTagtatttggttaaatgtcctTCAGAAAGTTGCACCTTGACCACACGCTTTTTTGTCTCCATCGCCAAACTTCCGACATAAATATGAATATTTGACTACTCTATTTGGCAAGATTAGTAGAATTAATTCGAATTGGTTGGTTTCTTGATACAGAAACAGCTCTAAAGCATAATCCACAAAACCTTAATTGGGTTGAAGTTTAGAGAAGGCCATTAGCCAGATTTATGTAATCAACAAACACCTCTGACGTGTTTGGGATTATTGTCCTGTTGGATCACCCAgctgtgtccaagtttcaaccatctagctgctgatttgaggtgaagttgaagtAATTACATGTTACTTTTATACCACaccatgatgctaccaccaccatgctggaTAGTTGGTACAGTGCTCTTcggtttgaaagcctcaccttgactcctcCTAACAAACCTGCTGTCATTGTGTCCTAATAACTCAAAATTTGTCTCGTCTGACCATAAAACATTTCTCCACAAGACCTTTTAGACcttgtgtttttaatactttaaagcagaggtccccaatcTCCAGGCTGTGGGCCGGTACCGGTCCGtaggtcatttggtaccgggccgcagagaaagaataattaacttacagtatttccattttttaaatttttggagtctgaatgacatttattttgaaaaatacatcctacatccatctatgactcactcttgatgcgcgtcaaaacgcttatctaggtcacgtgatccgttaccactaaaaacaaacccacaagcaacaaaatgagtaaaaaacaaacgtctctggaagccctagattgGACCATCTGGTTACAGAGAAACAGGCTCAGAGCTCCCACTGGTTCAGCGTTATgctgagttgtattctttgtgcactttatatttgtggtgtgtcttattttgaagggcatgtttaaacatcgccacattgaccagagaacatcagggggaggagagggtgttactcatgttgataacacaacaccaggacgcagctaacaaagctgcgaggatttacatttattacgTTTTttaaaatacccccgttttcatgccggtcgtatcattttattttgttgtatttatccgtccgtgaaaatactgtctgataataaaCCGATCCGTGGAGCTAAAATGGTTGGGGGGCCGCTGCTTTAAAGGACCAATGCGGTGTCTTGAACATCATGATGTGAATTTACTTTTGATTTGCTGTCATGTTGTGGTGATTATTTGGCAGGAAAAACAGCTTACATTGTGGAAATGTTGtgtatgtcatttttttatttcaggtgtTAACAGGTATCTTTGGAGTTGGAGCAAAAACAGCTGACCGATGGATCAGAGAGGGGATACACAACCTCCGCCAGCTACGAGATTCAGGACACACGTTAAACCGGGCGCAACAggcaggtttgtgtgtttgtttgtttttatatatagcaccaattcacaacaaacgTCTTTTCAGGTATGATACAAAAGAAGGAACAAGTCCAAATCGAATCAGTTCTAACCATCAAATCAATTCAATTATCAGTACATTACAGAATGCCAGTTAATAAAAAGTTGTCCGTCTAAGGAAACCCGCAGATTGCAACAAGTGCGACTCTGGCACAATCCCCCATTTTGAACAAGCATTAGTGACAGTGGAAAAGAATGACtccattttaacaggaagaaaccatCTGCCTGGACTggggctggggtttgagagggcAACAAAAAAACGAGCCACAGACCAACCCCGAAGGATCGCGTCAGACATAGTTTTCATGtggcaaaacagaaaacacgaGGTTAATGGGAGCAACAGTTGCAAAAGGAAGCAAACATGGGAagcagagagagtaaagacagaagagggaaaaaatgtggaaacccaagccaaccctaactataggagcTCCATGACTAACTCTGGTGCATGATGgagattcattattaacatgaCCAAACTGGaatctaaaagataaaaatgattcaaaccATTGTAGAGTCATTCCTGCCatcccaatatcatgttcaagcctatataatataaaataattctgtAATTAATCATATctaatgcagcactgagatcgaacaggacaagtatggacacaagtcctcTGTCTGAAACCAGGTGTGAAACAAGCAACACTAAGCAAACACATTATATAAACACAACCAACTAagttcagggtcaaaggtcaaggtcacagatgagcctgtgctctaactctgcagctggataacagggatgtcaaactgcacatctggacagctcatgggtcaaagatgatgcctgttgagttcacggttcatggggtcaaaggtcaaggtcacagttaacccctttgttaaaaacctgtttctgctcctacatgagacccttttgtttcctctgtttttgctttgtctgtcttttagcaaagaTCGGGTGAAAATGAATGAACcaatttggatgaaatgttcaggaaatgttggggctgATACAAAAGACAATAGATTAAAGTTTGGTGCCGATTCAGATTGCGCTATTTcttaatcacgctgtggcctcaGCGGAGGTTTGGGCTCTCTCAGTGCTTGTAGCTAACTATGTAATCTCCTGTCCTGTTGGATACATTGGGATTGTGATGTTAAACGTAAATCCCTCGTTTGCCTCGCAGGTCTGGATCACTTCGATGACATCAAGCAGCCGGTCACAAAGGCAGAGGCTGCAGCCATCGAGGAGATCGTGGAGAAAGCTGTGGCGTCTGTGTTACCGGGAGTTCGGGTCGTCCTGACCGGAGGATTCAGGAGGTAAACAGACAGTGAAATGAAAAACTGTCATATATGTGACTGACCAGGATAAGAAGAAAACAGCACGAGTCTTTGACTTCtgtgacagaaaatacaaatggaaactttttttttttttttttccccagaggGAAGCTGACCGGTCATGATGTCGACTTCCTTATAACACACCCAGAGGAGGGCAGAGAGGTGGGACTGATGCCTAAAGTGGTCTCCTGGTTGGAGGCACAGGTAACCTCTGAAATACTATTTGCCCTCTCAGGAACCTGTTTCCTCCACTTCGTATGGAACAAACggaaacactgaaaactttGCAGCAAACCTCTAAACGTCACCTTAGTTTGAAGTTGTTTATCTTCTTTTGCAATACTAAAATTACACATAAAATCCTTTTGCGCCTGAGTTCTGgtgtaattaaaggcctggcatttccTCGCCGtctttcatgccggagtttcagactgaggtcatcagaaatgacagagttgtagccattttggtcaaacctaacAACACCATTTAGCTCAGTCTCACACAATATTGCGATATCTTGTGTGATCTCGCCTAATctggagtatgtgttgcgaatgactctcagctactaccacaccaaatcttaccTCTGAGTTactggctgtaactcagtcagataTTCTGATCTTGAGCTAATGATTGCTGTTGTGGCAGCTGAGCAATGGTTTTAGCCTAAGGTGGCAGGTGGTATGTATTGTGTCAACAAATACTAatcctttaatttgtttttttctgtcagggtTTCCTGTTGTACCAGAAAACTACCAGAAACTCCTACCTGGAGTCTAAGGACGGTCCTGGTCGCCCCCCGTCCAACATCGACCGCTTTGAGAGATGTctctccatttttaaactgaccCGGATGGAAAAGCCGGCAGCTGAAGCTCCCGGGGACGGGGCGGTAAACGGCGTGCGAGCAGACGGACAGCGGGAGTCGGACGAGCTCAGTCGGAGTGAGCCGGCCGGAGCTGCCGCAGACAGACGGTGGAGAGCTGTCAGGGTGGACCTGGTGGTCTCGCCAATCAGCCAGTTCGCGTTCGCTCTCCTGGGTTGGACCGGATCCAAGGCGAGTCTCCCCGATTGGCCTCTGTCGCCGTTTTCGGTCAGGCTTCTTTCGTGTTCGCGTTGTCTGTGCTGACGTGATGctctctgcagctgtttgagaGGGAGCTGCGCCGGTGGGCCGGGTACGAGAAGGCCATGTCTCTGAGCAGCCACGCCCTGTATGACAACAATCAGGTAAGCAGgagaaatgtttttgcccgaGTGAgcgtttgtctgtactgttagcaaaatatctcacgaaccagtggaaagtttgtttttttttaatgagaccTTCTGAAGGTAATCaccggatgtacatctacgactcaCTAACTTTTTGAGTCACTCAGTTCAAGATTATTAGCATTAGCTAACGCAAAAATGACTCggtcctttattttatttcaattttcaGGATGttcataaaaaagttatttacaaaaCTCATTTTTGCCATTGATGgttcaaaaactaaaaccacttgagtgtttaatttcatttcataGTGACTAAGAAAGGAAGGGCTGGCCCACAAACACATGCTAGCACCAAGTCCAGCACTAAAAGCAGATGTCCAGGCCCGTTTAAAATCATGCTGCGTGTGATTGCACATTTAGGTTGGATTCATCTGAAAGtgaggttttgtttcttttacagagaaaatatCTGAGAGCTTCTTCGGAAGAGGACATCTTTGCTCATCTCGGTCTAGAGTACATCCCTCCATCGGAGAGAAACGCCTGACGCGTTCCTGCAGACGGCCCAAAACGGAAACCCATCTGACGACTGGAAGCAAAAACACAGATCTGTTATGTCGGGTTCCTGAGGTGCCGGAGCGCCCCTTAGCAACCCTGAAGGgttgaagatctggtccacagTTCCAGGACCAGATTCGAAGCCACCACCACGTGATCAGTGGACAGCTGTGCTCCTCTCTTCACCTGCTTGTCcagaacgctaggcctttatttatgcatttaaatcAGCTCTTATGAAATTTCCTGCCTTTCGCTGGTTTGTCTTCTCAAAGATCAAACCTCACAGTTCAGTCGCTGGCGGCAGCTGTTGTGGTTGCAGCTCGAGCGCCACTGCTTGTATTTCTCCACAGCTCGTTTCGAGGCACATGAAGGCAACAGGGGCAACGTGACGCCGAGGCTCTGCCCACAAACGCACCTGTGTCGCGGTGACCTGCTTTCAGCTGCGTCCTCCTCGCATCCCcagaagaagggggaaaaaaagagacttgTGGGTGCTCGAAATACAGTAAGACCGACTTAAATGAAGCTTTGAGGTTAACTGGATCACTTCCATTTTTACAATGTGACAGAGCGCAACTACAGGACAAACCCAGTTTTACTCCCTCGTGCATTTGTTTGATGCGTGGCTTCAAATGACAAATGCATAAACCGATTGagtttgctccttttagcctaACTTTCACAGATCCATGTCAGCGGGGGGGTCgctcagcactcagcattctaGCTCGGTTTGTAAAGAGATCCTCGGCTGATATCTGCAGGTGTGCTGCGTCACGGCACGGCCTTCAGCTCCCAGATCATTGGCAGAAATTCACATGTCACAGTTTAGCTCCCAGCCTCTgctccacccctccaccccttgTGATAAAGGGAGTCGCGGTGCCTGTTGATCCACCGGGACCAGTCCCGCTGCTTCCCCCCCCCACATCAAAGCCCAGGGAGCCTTTGATGAGTCTGATAGGGATCAATGGGACAGGGGAAGAGCTCCTAACTGACTGTGTTACAGACGGGGCGGGCAACTGCTGGAGACTGCTGCCACCGGAGATCAATGATTATTAGGCGTCATCAGCGCCTTGATGTGCATACAGGAATCCTTTCAGCATCAAAGAGACGCGTTCTAATGGGCTCTGCAGCCACTGTCGGTTTTAAAAGGCACGTTGGGAGCATTGCTGCATTGTTCTGCTCATTAGGAagtcatttatgtttaaaaaaaaaaaaaaaagcaacactttaAGCAGGAAATGTAACGGTTAGATGTGTGAATGTAAAGCACatcctttaaatgtaaaatatttattttaggtaTTTATCTCCCTGTCGCTGAAGTCGACAGGGAgcttttgtctgttagcaaaatatttcacgaaccgCTGCAGGCATTGTATTGAAATGTTTAGGAAATAAGCGTCGGACGGagctctacaactgattcacttttggcgCCAAGCCCGTGtgagatggctgctacagctaatgaaccttagccaacacaaaaatggctctaactcagttagttttacagctattgagcgaagatttggtgtggtagtagctgagactgattcccgacttatactctgagcgctaactgatcacTTGAGCTCCGTTCCTAAAACGTTATTATTAACTATCGGAGTCAACTCTCTTTCTTTGAGCTAaggaacagattttagtgaaactctcagaatattgtgtaatatttgtctttgttgtttagtttcagCTGAGGAAAAACCCTCA
Above is a genomic segment from Kryptolebias marmoratus isolate JLee-2015 linkage group LG14, ASM164957v2, whole genome shotgun sequence containing:
- the polm gene encoding DNA-directed DNA/RNA polymerase mu, with product MTMVPLKRRKLASSVSGNTAANGGEEVPTKFPQVVLFLLERKMGASRRTFLSQLGRRKGFQVEEQLSKNVTHVVCENNCAEEVRTWLASRGGGRAEVHLLDISWYTESMRAGQPVQILDRHKLQELQENKSEVVVFSVPSYACQRRTTLENQNATLTDALSLLAENAELSGEDGRGVAFRRAAAVLKVLPSPVKSASQLAGLPCLGEHSLRVIKDILENGASSEVESTKESEQFKALKVLTGIFGVGAKTADRWIREGIHNLRQLRDSGHTLNRAQQAGLDHFDDIKQPVTKAEAAAIEEIVEKAVASVLPGVRVVLTGGFRRGKLTGHDVDFLITHPEEGREVGLMPKVVSWLEAQGFLLYQKTTRNSYLESKDGPGRPPSNIDRFERCLSIFKLTRMEKPAAEAPGDGAVNGVRADGQRESDELSRSEPAGAAADRRWRAVRVDLVVSPISQFAFALLGWTGSKLFERELRRWAGYEKAMSLSSHALYDNNQRKYLRASSEEDIFAHLGLEYIPPSERNA